In the genome of Pseudomonas sp. P5_109, one region contains:
- a CDS encoding AraC family transcriptional regulator produces MTSQPFISSAFTRTILSHARQSGLCQDQLLQRAGICLSLLEGQDLHVPAHLVERLWNECERAGAGVSFGCELVNGMATTTLRGLNILLDSAATLRASLACFTEFMPRVTNCVVAELEEGGGEARLHLRSVGQQTHFFGLDAATLTLVRNIARRLGRAPAEVFVAVHLTPRQAAGKWLRSVGVEVQTGGHPCLILSADSLDEPLLGANAFLHQSMLRHWQTAAVQHARSDSLEMARHWLTAGDQPIERIAERLGYRQPSNFIRAFRKQFGITPKQFRLGL; encoded by the coding sequence ATGACCAGCCAGCCGTTCATTTCCAGCGCCTTCACCCGCACCATTCTCAGCCATGCACGGCAGTCCGGGCTGTGCCAGGACCAACTGCTGCAACGGGCCGGCATCTGCCTTTCGTTGCTCGAAGGGCAGGACTTGCACGTGCCTGCGCACCTGGTCGAGCGTCTGTGGAATGAATGCGAGCGTGCGGGGGCGGGGGTGTCGTTTGGCTGCGAACTGGTCAACGGCATGGCGACTACCACGCTGCGGGGGTTGAACATTCTGCTGGACTCCGCCGCGACCCTGCGTGCGAGCCTGGCGTGCTTCACCGAGTTCATGCCACGGGTGACCAACTGCGTGGTGGCGGAACTGGAGGAGGGTGGCGGGGAGGCTCGCTTGCACTTGCGCAGTGTTGGCCAGCAGACGCATTTTTTTGGCCTTGATGCGGCGACCCTGACGTTGGTGCGCAACATTGCCCGACGATTGGGGCGTGCGCCGGCCGAGGTGTTTGTCGCGGTTCACCTGACGCCGCGACAGGCTGCCGGGAAGTGGTTGCGTAGTGTTGGTGTCGAGGTGCAAACCGGTGGGCATCCTTGCCTGATCTTGTCGGCGGACAGTCTCGATGAACCACTTTTGGGGGCTAATGCGTTTTTGCATCAGAGCATGTTGCGGCACTGGCAGACGGCGGCGGTGCAACATGCTCGCAGTGACAGTCTGGAGATGGCGCGGCACTGGTTGACGGCGGGGGATCAGCCGATCGAGCGGATTGCCGAGCGGTTGGGGTATCGGCAGCCGAGTAATTTTATTCGGGCGTTTCGCAAGCAATTTGGGATTACGCCTAAGCAGTTTCGGCTTGGGTTGTAG
- a CDS encoding LysR family transcriptional regulator translates to MMDLRQLRHLVALADYRNFGRAAEAINLSQPAFSRSIQTLERDLDCVLVERSSREFRLTGQGELVLQHARRLLAGSQALHNELTQYNGLTGGELHFGCGPYPAQLLVPEALAEFIQAHPAIRISFHQGDWEQLAVWLREQQIEFLVADARYFTGDPQYQVQLLRPRRGRFFCRVGHPLVQQPNLSLRALLDYAVVGTRMPPMIRKILADVQGEADFNPSVECAQFDAIRRVVMRSDAVGIATMEALAELVDQGLIRLLEFADVPKEDPGLQLHYGIVSRAGHSLTPAALAMVEAVLTVDRRLLASN, encoded by the coding sequence ATGATGGACCTACGACAACTCCGCCACCTTGTCGCACTGGCCGATTACCGCAACTTCGGCCGTGCCGCCGAGGCGATCAATCTCAGTCAACCGGCCTTCAGTCGCAGCATCCAGACCCTGGAGCGCGACCTCGACTGCGTACTGGTGGAACGCAGCAGCCGCGAGTTCCGCCTGACCGGCCAGGGCGAACTGGTGCTGCAACATGCCCGGCGCCTGCTCGCCGGCAGCCAGGCCCTGCACAACGAACTGACCCAATACAACGGCCTGACCGGTGGCGAGTTACACTTCGGCTGCGGCCCGTATCCGGCCCAGCTACTGGTCCCCGAGGCGCTGGCCGAATTCATCCAGGCCCATCCGGCGATTCGCATCAGTTTCCACCAGGGCGACTGGGAGCAACTGGCGGTCTGGCTTCGCGAACAGCAAATCGAATTCCTCGTGGCCGACGCGCGGTACTTCACCGGCGACCCGCAGTATCAGGTACAGCTGTTGCGTCCACGGCGCGGGCGGTTCTTTTGCCGTGTCGGTCATCCCCTGGTGCAGCAGCCGAACCTGTCCCTGCGCGCCCTGCTCGACTACGCGGTGGTCGGCACGCGAATGCCGCCGATGATCCGCAAGATCCTCGCCGACGTGCAGGGCGAGGCGGACTTCAACCCGAGCGTGGAGTGCGCGCAATTCGATGCCATCCGCCGCGTGGTGATGCGCTCCGACGCGGTGGGCATCGCCACCATGGAGGCCTTGGCCGAACTGGTCGACCAGGGCCTGATCCGCCTGCTGGAATTTGCCGATGTGCCCAAGGAGGACCCCGGCCTGCAATTGCACTACGGCATCGTCAGCCGCGCCGGCCACTCCCTGACACCGGCGGCGCTGGCGATGGTCGAGGCGGTGCTGACGGTTGACCGGCGCTTGCTGGCGTCGAATTAG